CCCCCCCCCCACGACGCTGCTCACCTCGCGCGCGTGGTCGTCAATGCGCGCCGCCTCGCCGATGCAGAGGAGTGTTCAGGTCGTCCGGCGAACCGCACCATCATCGAGCTGGCGGCCTGGCTGCACGATGTCGTTATGCTGCCGAAGGGTCAAGCCGCACCGGGCGAGGCCGCGCGTCGCTCAGCCGATGAAGCGCGCTCTATCCTTACAGCGCTCGGCGTCGATCAGGCGACAATCCATGGTGTCTGCCATGCGGTGCTCGTCCACTCGTTTTCGGGCGGATTGACGCCGGAGACTCCCGAAGCGCGCATCGTCCAGGACGCCGACCGGCTCGACGCTCTGGGTGCGATCGGCATCGCCCGGCTGTGGGTCACTGGCGCGGAGATGCACAGCCTGCTCTATCACCCGACCAACCCGGCCGGCGTGGATCGTGAGCTGGATGATCGTGTCTGGGCGCTGGATCACATCGAGCGCAAGCTGCTGAAGTTGCCGGAGATGATGCAGACGGAAGCCGGACGCGTTGAAGCGGAGCGCCGGGCAGCGTATGTGCGCGACCATCGCGCGCAGATCCTCAGCGAGATTGGGAGTGACCGTGACGCGGCTGGAGCAGTTGATCGAGTCCGGCGAGCTTGACGCGCGCCTGATCGAACCAGGCGTCCCGACACCGACCGTTCCGGACGCTGCGGCTGCGCTGGGCGTCGAGCCAGACCAGATCATCAAGTCGTTGCTGTTCGCTGCACGTGATGGGCGCGTCGTTCTGGCCATCGTCACTGGTGCGAGCCGCGTCGACCGCGCTCGGCTAGCTGCGGTTGCGGGGCTGGAACGCGTGAAGATGGCTGCTGCGGAGGTCGTTCTGACGAAGACCGGTTACCCAGCAGGTGGGACTCCGCCTGTCGGGCATACGATGCCGCTCACTGTCGTTGTCGATAGTAGAGTCACGCAACTATCGGTCGTCTATGGCGGCGGTGGACGTGTGGATTCGCTGCTTCAGATCCGTCCGGCAGAGATCCTGCGGGTGACAG
This sequence is a window from Thermomicrobiales bacterium. Protein-coding genes within it:
- a CDS encoding HD domain-containing protein — encoded protein: PPPHDAAHLARVVVNARRLADAEECSGRPANRTIIELAAWLHDVVMLPKGQAAPGEAARRSADEARSILTALGVDQATIHGVCHAVLVHSFSGGLTPETPEARIVQDADRLDALGAIGIARLWVTGAEMHSLLYHPTNPAGVDRELDDRVWALDHIERKLLKLPEMMQTEAGRVEAERRAAYVRDHRAQILSEIGSDRDAAGAVDRVRRA
- a CDS encoding YbaK/EbsC family protein codes for the protein MTVTRLEQLIESGELDARLIEPGVPTPTVPDAAAALGVEPDQIIKSLLFAARDGRVVLAIVTGASRVDRARLAAVAGLERVKMAAAEVVLTKTGYPAGGTPPVGHTMPLTVVVDSRVTQLSVVYGGGGRVDSLLQIRPAEILRVTDATVADIVQVDE